The following proteins come from a genomic window of Sorghum bicolor cultivar BTx623 chromosome 3, Sorghum_bicolor_NCBIv3, whole genome shotgun sequence:
- the LOC8078792 gene encoding uncharacterized protein LOC8078792, translated as MAAAFTEEEKAVDDALGYPKAYAKLCRGGGGAVGLPYSHGPPHAFLPYILQPHEALRAKDLNEMFPVTDAEAPPTANPRGFANLLWKQLDHLGNAGFDPALFRVDAYGNVLYLHADSASPLAWDIDHWFPCARGGKTVPSNLRIVQWQVCRKKQNKLEFLMPWWDLQLGVSVNQFLSIFASKNSDFRNRAFAFLFTHGASEELNSLQVVEAHAFPQHFSEMKTKVGLAPAAIVSSRGSDNSVLKSLDANRPLRPSYPLIAAKKFTGDRDENVNLAGQGPNSTKENNNPDADGYISNPYLSIAMARDSLRQREEAKKKQAELTELENEANELKQMNEEERVAIQGLEALLIKRRRRVEKCRRLAEAQSNYKAVLEKMIRDAMHQSVVYKEQLRLNQAATSTLMARLEAQRAMCDSSETELRKKYQHRDDLERQIKPERKRYRVDDGLLEERLSESVKYLSARRLRSSPLKQELRVFLEEDQRYSDAYISLGEEEIGEGTSTRTQAFSNARNEPSKVINFPRRSLSIEQNTVDTERGRTLVREKLEELAIKERQHSRRRETKETMRSRGTGTPLRSRNDKAKATLQKCYESETEKYHVSETVSIPRTSSLPSPPYRAIGMYGTSRYGTDQSMLLQKSEALHHLGFSRPEDDENMNHVGKGNVDKWLHMLMDNQQEDHAVYHSSDEHDNDEENASDEQQMQSRIDEESCRNGVTECSDEIVEVEDEIVSDQGAERGRNSFGIKEREEKKIWFPRSDSTRGFRSLPSSPSKILGMRRGVECMGRKPKVAGDDDCRYGYEDSVSTSSSKFLSRCKQAIKKAVHK; from the exons ATGGCGGCGGCATTCACTGAAGAGGAGAAGGCGGTGGACGACGCGCTGGGCTACCCCAAGGCCTACGCCAAGCTCTGCCGAGGCGGCGGAGGGGCGGTCGGCCTGCCCTACAGCCACGGCCCGCCGCACGCCTTCCTCCCCTACATCCTCCAGCCGCACGAG GCGCTGCGGGCCAAGGACCTGAACGAGATGTTCCCGGTGACCGACGCGGAGGCGCCGCCCACCGCCAACCCCCGCGGCTTCGCCAACCTCCTCTGGAAGCAGCTCGACCACCTCGG GAACGCCGGGTTCGATCCGGCGCTCTTCCGGGTGGACGCGTACGGGAACGTGCTCTACCTGCACGCCGACTCCGCCTCGCCCCTCGCCTGGGACATCGACCACTGGTTCCCCTGCGCCA GGGGAGGGAAGACAGTGCCGAGCAACCTGCGGATAGTGCAGTGGCAGGTGTGCAGGAAGAAGCAGAACAAGTTAGAGTTCCTCATGCCGTGGTGGGATCTGCAGCTCGGCGTCTCTGTCAACCAGTTCCTGTCCATCTTCGCCTCCAAGAACTCCGACTTCAG AAACAGAGCATTCGCGTTCTTGTTCACCCATGGTGCCAGCGAGGAGCTGAACTCGCTGCAGGTGGTGGAGGCGCACGCGTTCCCGCAGCACTTCTCTGAGATGAAAACGAAAGTAGGACTCGCCCCTGCTGCAATTGTTTCCTCTAGGGGTTCTGACAACTCGGTGCTCAAATCTCTTGATGCGAACCGACCACTCAGGCCTAGTTACCCTTTGATTG CTGCTAAGAAATTTACAGGCGACAGGGATGAGAATGTCAACCTCGCAGGACAGGGGCCTAATTCCACTAAGGAGAACAATAACCCAGATGCTGACGGCTACATTAGCAATCCTTACTTGTCCATAGCAATGGCCAGGGACTCACTGAGGCAACGAGAAGAGGCCAAGAAGAAGCAGGCCGAACTTACAGAATTGGAGAACGAGGCCAATGAGCTGAAGCAGATGAACGAAGAGGAACGGGTGGCCATCCAGGGCTTGGAGGCCCTACTAATCAAGAGGAGGCGGCGAGTTGAGAAGTGTCGTCGCTTGGCAGAGGCTCAGTCCAACTACAAGGCAGTGCTGGAGAAGATGATCAGAGATGCCATGCACCA GTCCGTTGTGTACAAGGAACAACTTAGGCTGAACCAAGCTGCAACCAGCACTCTCATGGCCAGATTGGAGGCCCAAAGAGCAATGTGTGACTCATCTGAAACCGAGCTCCGTAAGAAGTACCAACATAGAGATGATTTGGAGAGGCAGATAAAGCCAGAAAGGAAGAGGTATCGTGTTGATGATGGGTTGCTCGAGGAAAGGCTCAGTGAGAGTGTAAAGTATCTTTCAGCAAGAAGATTGAGGAGTAGCCCTCTCAAGCAGGAACTGAGGGTTTTCCTTGAGGAAGATCAGAGGTATTCAGATGCATACATTTCCCTAGGTGAAGAAGAAATTGGAGAAGGAACTTCAACTCGTACTCAAGCATTCAGCAATGCCAGAAATGAACCATCGAAGGTGATAAACTTCCCGAGGAGGTCTCTTTCCATTGAACAGAACACTGTTGATACTGAAAGAGGAAGAACCCTGGTGCGGGAGAAGCTAGAAGAGTTGGCGATCAAAGAACGTCAACATAGCAGGAGACGGGAGACAAAAGAGACCATGAGATCGAGGGGAACTGGTACACCTTTAAGATCAAGAAATGACAAGGCTAAAGCGACCCTGCAGAAGTGCTACGAGTCTGAAACTGAAAAATATCATGTCAGTGAGACAGTTTCAATACCGAGGACCTCATCACTTCCAAGTCCACCCTATAGAGCAATCGGCATGTATGGAACTTCCAGATACGGTACAGATCAGTCAATGCTACTGCAAAAGAGTGAAGCACTTCATCACCTAGGTTTTAGCAGACcggaagatgatgaaaacatgAACCATGTTGGCAAAGGAAATGTGGATAAGTGGCTCCATATGCTCATGGAtaaccaacaagaagatcatgcTGTATACCATTCTTCAGATGAACATGATAATGACGAGGAGAATGCTTCAGATGAGCAGCAAATGCAGAGCAGAATTGACGAAGAGAGCTGCAGGAATGGGGTAACTGAATGTTCTGATGAGATCGTTGAGGTCGAGGACGAGATTGTTTCTGACCAAGGAGCGGAAAGAGGCAGGAACAGCTTTGGAATtaaagagagagaggaaaagaAGATTTGGTTCCCTAGGTCTGACAGCACCAGGGGTTTCCGGTCACTGCCATCATCACCCTCTAAGATCCTGGGAATGAGAAGAGGCGTGGAATGCATGGGCAGGAAGCCTAAGGTGGCTGGCGACGATGACTGCAGATATGGCTATGAGGATTCAGTGTCCACAAGCAGCAGCAAGTTCCTCAGCAGATGCAAGCAGGCAATCAAGAAAGCAGTACACAAATAG
- the LOC8078793 gene encoding coleoptile phototropism protein 1, with amino-acid sequence MKSSSQSQSPKTPSPRGGMGSAEHARSASEPWLLAAAAASASDDSCVNDVDNFARTVAAVKSKAASCARPDMLASVLSHYAAKWLPDVAPPLTSSSPASSVSGRFLPPESPTATWLKKRLLLESLVAALPPDPLVAGAGGGSCCTAAAVATDDGITCDFLLKLLRAGSMVGADAALLRDLEARAARRLDQATLGAVMIPAFGHAGREHANSALLLDVPLVLRLVRGFLKEGAAAGATSKASISGAAIIGGGGAAAARVARLVDAYLAEAALEAGLRPAEFEELARAVPAHARPADDALYRAVDTYLKAHPNTAKEERKSLCRLIDARKLTAEAAAHAVQNERMPVRSVMQVLFSEHGKLNRLAELSNSFSSQRSPNPALELPGRCPSKREVLAQHQEVRRLREDVVRLQVQCNALQAQVDRLSSERRRRGGGGGGGFFKWSAFWFGGGMGADVARVDNSESDMERRTPPKGKKSSTATATPNAKWRKSTS; translated from the exons ATGAAGTCGTCGTCTCAGAGTCAGAGCCCGAAGACCCCATCGCCCCGCGGCGGCATGGGCAGCGCCGAGCACGCGCGCTCGGCGTCGGAGCCATGGCtgctggccgcggcggcggcgagcgccaGCGACGACTCGTGCGTCAACGACGTGGACAACTTCGCGCGCACCGTGGCGGCCGTCAAGTCCAAGGCCGCGTCGTGCGCGCGCCCGGACATGCTGGCGTCCGTGCTGTCGCACTACGCCGCCAAGTGGCTCCCGGACGTGGCGCCGCCCCTCACGTCGTCGTCCCCGGCGTCGTCCGTGTCCGGGCGCTTCCTGCCCCCGGAGAGCCCCACGGCCACGTGGCTCAAGAAGCGGCTCCTGCTGGAGTCCCTCGTCGCCGCGCTCCCGCCGGACCCGCTGGTGGCGGgggccggcggcggcagctGTTGCACCGCCGCGGCCGTCGCAACCGACGACGGCATCACGTGCGACTTCCTGCTGAAGCTGCTCCGCGCGGGGAGCATGGTGGGCGCGGACGCGGCGCTGCTGCGGGACCTGGAGGCCcgcgcggcgcggcggctgGACCAGGCCACGCTGGGCGCCGTGATGATACCGGCGTTCGGGCACGCCGGCCGCGAGCACGCTAACTCGGcgctgctcctcgacgtgccCCTCGTGCTCCGCCTCGTGCGCGGGTTCCTCAAGGAGGGCGCAGCAGCAGGCGCCACCAGCAAGGCCAGCATCAGCGGCGCCGCCatcatcggcggcggcggcgcggcggccgccAGGGTGGCCAGGCTCGTGGACGCGTACCTGGCCGAGGCCGCGCTGGAGGCCGGCCTCCGCCCCGCCGAGTTCGAGGAGCTCGCGCGCGCCGTGCCCGCCCACGCGCGCCCCGCCGACGacgcgctctaccgcgccgtcgACACCTACCTCAAG GCGCATCCGAACACCGCCAAGGAGGAGCGGAAGTCACTGTGCCGGCTGATCGACGCGCGCAAGCTAAcggcggaggccgcggcgcacGCCGTCCAGAACGAGCGCATGCCGGTGCGCTCCGTGATGCAGGTGCTCTTCTCGGAGCACGGCAAGCTCAACCGCCTAGCCGAGCTGAGCAACTCCTTCAGCAGCCAGCGGAGCCCCAACCCGGCGCTGGAGCTCCCCGGCCGCTGCCCCTCCAAGCGCGAGGTCCTCGCGCAGCACCAGGAGGTGCGCCGCCTCCGCGAGGACGTCGTCAGGCTCCAG GTGCAGTGCAACGCGCTGCAGGCCCAGGTGGACAGGCTGAGCTCCGAGAGGCGGCGACgcgggggcggcggcggtggcggcttcTTCAAGTGGAGCGCGTTCTGGTTCGGCGGTGGCATGGGCGCCGATGTTGCGAGGGTGGACAACTCGGAGAGCGACATGGAACGCCGGACGCCGCCCAAGGGGAAGAAGAGCAGCACCGCCACGGCGACGCCAAACGCAAAGTGGCGCAAGTCAACGTCCTGA
- the LOC8056537 gene encoding pentatricopeptide repeat-containing protein At3g62890, which translates to MPLGPPRALAHRLLDGIPRRSPAAAPEDAVAGYARMLARGGRPDAYTFPALLKAVARAAGGSGSAAPARAVHAHVVRLGMGRNAHVASSLVAAYTAGGDGAAARALVGECDTPVAWNALISGHNRGGRFGESCGSFVDMARAGAAPTPVTYVSVLSACGKGTRDVLLGMQVHGRVVGSGVLPDLRVENALVDMYAECADMGSAWKVFDGMQVRSVVSWTSLLSGLARLGQVDEARDLFDRMPERDTVSWTAMIDGYVWAARFREALEMFREMQYSNVSADEFTMVSVITACAQLGALEMGEWVRVYMSRQGIKMDAFVGNALIDMYSKCGSIERALDVFKGMHHRDKFTWTAIILGLAVNGYEEEAIEMFHRMIRVSETPDEVTFIGVLTACTHAGLVDKGREFFLSMIEAYNIAPNVVHYGCIIDLLGRAGKITEALDTIDQMPMTPNSTIWGTLLAACRVHGNSEIGELVAERLLELDPENSMVYILLSNIYAKCNRWEDVRRLRHAIMEKGIKKEPGCSLIEMDGIIHEFVAGDQSHPMSKEIYSKLESIISDLNNVGYFPDVTEVFVEVAEKEKKKVLYWHSEKLAIAFALLSSKPNTVIRIVKNLRMCLDCHNAIKLISRLYGREVVVRDRTRFHHFRHGFCSCKDYW; encoded by the coding sequence ATGCCGCTGGGGCCGCCCCGCGCCCTCGCCCACCGCTTGCTCGACGGAATTCCGCGCCGGAGCCCGGCCGCGGCGCCCGAGGATGCGGTCGCCGGGTACGCGCGCATGCTGGCGCGCGGGGGTAGGCCAGACGCCTACACGTTCCCGGCCCTGCTCAAGGCGGTGGCGCGCGCGGCGGGCGGCTCCGGCTCCGCTGCGCCGGCGCGCGCCGTCCACGCGCACGTGGTCAGGCTCGGGATGGGCCGCAACGCGCACGTGGCGAGCTCGCTGGTCGCCGCGTACACGGCCGGGGGCGACGGCGCGGCTGCGCGCGCGCTGGTGGGCGAGTGCGACACGCCCGTCGCGTGGAACGCGCTGATCTCGGGCCACAACAGGGGCGGGCGGTTCGGGGAGTCGTGCGGCTCGTTCGTGGACATGGCCAGAGCCGGCGCCGCGCCCACGCCGGTCACCTACGTCTCGGTGCTGTCTGCTTGCGGCAAGGGGACGAGAGACGTGCTGCTCGGGATGCAGGTGCACGGGCGTGTCGTGGGGAGCGGGGTGCTGCCGGACCTCAGGGTGGAGAACGCGCTGGTCGATATGTACGCGGAGTGTGCTGACATGGGCTCGGCTTGGAAGGTGTTCGACGGCATGCAGGTGAGGAGTGTGGTGTCCTGGACGTCTTTGCTTTCTGGGCTCGCGAGGTTAGGCCAGGTTGATGAAGCGAGAGACCTGTTTGATCGTATGCCTGAGAGAGATACGGTCTCGTGGACCGCGATGATTGATGGGTATGTGTGGGCTGCCCGGTTCAGGGAGGCATTGGAGATGTTCCGTGAGATGCAGTATAGCAATGTGAGTGCGGATGAGTTCACCATGGTGAGCGTGATCACAGCCTGCGCGCAGCTAGGTGCTCTGGAGATGGGAGAATGGGTGAGGGTTTACATGAGCAGGCAAGGGATTAAGATGGATGCTTTCGTCGGTAATGCGCTCATAGACATGTATTCCAAGTGCGGAAGCATTGAGCGTGCGTTGGATGTTTTTAAAGGCATGCACCACAGAGATAAGTTTACTTGGACAGCTATCATACTTGGTCTCGCGGTGAATGGTTATGAGGAAGAGGCTATTGAAATGTTCCACAGAATGATCAGGGTTTCAGAAACTCCAGATGAGGTGACATTCATTGGTGTTCTCACAGCCTGCACCCATGCTGGCTTGGTTGACAAAGGACGGGAGTTCTTTCTCAGCATGATAGAGGCCTATAATATTGCCCCAAATGTGGTGCATTATGGATGCATAATTGATCTCCTTGGCAGAGCTGGGAAAATTACAGAAGCTTTGGATACAATAGATCAAATGCCAATGACACCCAACTCCACTATTTGGGGGACCCTGCTGGCAGCTTGTAGAGTTCATGGCAATTCAGAGATAGGTGAATTGGTAGCAGAGCGCCTCCTTGAGCTGGATCCAGAGAACAGCATGGTGTACATCCTTCTGTCAAACATTTATGCAAAGTGTAACAGATGGGAAGATGTTCGGCGGCTTAGGCATGCAATAATGGAGAAAGGAATAAAGAAAGAACCTGGTTGCAGTCTGATCGAAATGGACGGTATTATTCATGAATTTGTAGCCGGTGATCAGTCTCATCCTATGAGCAAAGAAATCTACTCTAAGTTGGAGAGCATAATCAGTGATTTAAATAACGTTGGGTATTTTCCTGATGTAACTGAGGTCTTTGTTGAAGTtgcagaaaaagaaaagaagaaggttCTTTACTGGCACAGCGAGAAGCTGGCAATTGCTTTTGCATTACTCAGTTCAAAACCTAATACTGTGATAAGAATAGTGAAGAACTTGAGGATGTGTTTGGACTGCCATAACGCAATTAAATTGATTTCAAGGTTGTATGGAAGGGAGGTTGTTGTGAGGGACAGAACACGCTTCCATCATTTTAGACATGGATTCTGTTCTTGTAAAGACTATTGGTAA
- the LOC8078794 gene encoding UDP-glycosyltransferase 73C3, with the protein MASATQALAHNLNASERTHFVLVPMMAQGHTIPMTDMAYLLAKHGAQVSFITTPLNASRITGFIDHVAAAGLAIQFVKLHFPAVEFGLPEGCENADMLKSRDLFKNFLDACAALREPLVAYLSQQRQSPSCIISDMMHWWTGDIAREFGIPRLTFNGFCGFAYLARYIIVRDNLLEHVEDENELISFPGFPTLLELTKAKCPGSLSVPGIDQIRKNMYEEEMRSTGVVINSFQELEALYIESFEQTTGKKVWTVGPMCLCNQDSNTLAARGNKASMDEAHCLQWLDSKNSGSVIFVSFGSMACTAPQQLVELGLGLESSNKPFIWVIKAGDKFPEVEEWLADGFEERVKDRGLIIRGWAPQVMILWHKSIGGFMTHCGWNSTLEGICAGVPLITWPHFAEQFVNERLVVDVLKTGVEVGVKAVTQWGHEQKEATVSMDAVETAVSKLMDEGEAAEEMRMRAKEFGAKARKALEEGGSSYNSINLLIHEMGNLGKGI; encoded by the exons ATGGCCTCTGCCACCCAAGCACTCGCCCATAACCTGAACGCCTCTGAGAGGACACACTTTGTGCTTGTTCCAATGATGGCACAGGGCCACACCATCCCCATGACTGACATGGCATACCTGCTAGCCAAGCATGGCGCGCAGGTCAGCTTCATCACCACACCACTGAACGCCTCCAGGATCACAGGGTTCATCGATCACGTGGCGGCAGCAGGCCTCGCGATCCAGTTCGTCAAGCTCCACTTCCCCGCCGTTGAGTTTGGCCTGCCTGAAGGATGCGAGAACGCCGACATGCTCAAATCCAGAGATCTGTTCAAGAACTTCTTGGATGCCTGCGCAGCGCTTCGGGAGCCACTCGTTGCATACCTCAGCCAGCAACGCCAATCTCCAAGCTGCATCATATCAGACATGATGCACTGGTGGACAGGTGACATCGCAAGGGAGTTTGGTATCCCAAGACTGACGTTTAATGGCTTCTGCGGCTTCGCGTACCTTGCCAG GTACATCATTGTCCGCGACAACTTACTGGAACATGTTGAAGATGAGAATGAGCTCATTAGTTTCCCAGGATTCCCTACGCTGCTTGAGTTGACAAAGGCAAAATGCCCTGGAAGTCTATCTGTTCCTGGTATAGATCAAATCCGTAAGAACATGTATGAGGAGGAGATGAGATCCACTGGTGTTGTCATAAACAGCTTCCAAGAGCTGGAGGCTTTGTACATTGAGTCCTTTGAGCAGACTACAGGGAAAAAGGTTTGGACAGTGGGACCAATGTGTCTGTGCAATCAGGACAGCAACACTTTGGCTGCAAGaggaaacaaggcctcaatggaTGAGGCACATTGCTTGCAATGGCTTGATTCCAAGAATTCAGGCTCGGTGATCTTTGTAAGCTTCGGCAGTATGGCCTGTACTGCACCTCAGCAGCTTGTTGAGCTGGGACTAGGTCTGGAATCTTCCAACAAGCCGTTCATCTGGGTGATCAAAGCAGGAGATAAGTTTCCAGAAGTTGAGGAATGGCTCGCGGATGGGTTCGAAGAACGAGTAAAGGACAGAGGCTTGATCATAAGGGGCTGGGCGCCACAGGTAATGATCCTGTGGCACAAATCTATTGGAGGTTTCATGACACACTGTGGGTGGAACTCAACATTAGAGGGCATCTGTGCAGGCGTGCCCTTGATCACATGGCCACACTTTGCAGAGCAGTTTGTGAACGAAAGGTTGGTGGTGGATGTGCTGAAAACTGGGGTGGAGGTTGGAGTGAAAGCAGTGACACAATGGGGGCATGAACAAAAGGAGGCTACAGTGTCAATGGATGCTGTGGAGACAGCTGTGTCCAAGTTGATGGATGAGGGGGAGGCTGCAGAGGAGATGAGGATGAGAGCAAAAGAATTTGGTGCTAAGGCAAGGAAGGCTTTGGAAGAGGGAGGTTCTTCGTATAATAGTATAAATCTATTGATACATGAAATGGGAAACCTGGGCAAAGGCATCTAG